The following coding sequences are from one Vicugna pacos chromosome 19, VicPac4, whole genome shotgun sequence window:
- the SIRPB2 gene encoding signal-regulatory protein beta-2 has protein sequence MAASLEDHRWRPVALVMPTPPCLAHSPPCSRLLALLLVLSGPSEQSNGDEWQVLQPEGPMLVAEGETLLLRCAVVGSCTDDMIKWIKVSNQDQQEIYNFKHDLFPGVTPMTQKTLEPLNCDYSIYIHKVTSEHAGTYHCVRFDSLSEHSERKLGEGTSVLVKGAGDPEPDLRIIQPQELVLATTGDTVFLNCTVLGDGPSGPIRWFRGTGLSREAIYNFRGISSPNVTAVQASNSDFSILLHDISTESAGTYYCVKFQRQPSRQYQSGQGTRLRVKAKRTSPEESEFTSERVVKMSPSGLLSMLTLVVLGLKAVTLAVLLLVLVARRRSP, from the exons ATGGCAGCCAGTCTAGAGGACCACAGATGGCGCCCTGTGGCCCTTGTGatgcccacccctccctgcctggctCACTCACCTCCCTGCTCCCGGCTGCTGGCACTGCTCCTTGTCCTCTCAG GACCTTCTGAGCAGAGCAACGGGGATGAGTGGCAGGTGCTGCAGCCCGAGGGCCCCATGCTAGTGGCAGAAGGTGAGACCCTCCTGCTTAGGTGTGCAGTAGTCGGATCCTGCACCGACGACATGATAAAATGGATCAAGGTGAGCAATCAGGACCAACAGGAAATTTATAACTTCAAACATGACCTCTTCCCCGGAGTGACGCCCATGACCCAGAAGACACTGGAACCACTTAACTGCGACTATTCCATCTATATCCACAAAGTCACCAGCGAGCATGCTGGAACCTACCACTGTGTGAGGTTTGATAGCTTGAGTGAGCACTCAGAAAGGAAGCTGGGTGAGGGCACCTCAGTGCTTGTGAAGG GAGCTGGAGACCCAGAGCCAGACCTCCGGATCATCCAACCCCAGGAGCTGGTGTTGGCAACCACTGGAGACACTGTCTTCCTGAACTGTACGGTGCTTGGAGATGGTCCCTCGGGACCCATCAGGTGGTTTCGGGGCACTGGTCTGAGCCGGGAGGCCATTTACAACTTTAGAGGCATTTCCTCCCCCAATGTGACAGCGGTCCAGGCCTCCAACAGCGATTTCAGCATTCTTCTGCACGACATCTCCACTGAGTCTGCAGGCACTTATTATTGTGTAAAATTTCAGAGGCAACCCAGCAGGCAATACCAATCTGGACAGGGCACCAGGCTCAGAGTGAAAG CAAAGCGCACCTCTCCCGAAGAgtcagaattcaccagtgaacgtGTAGTCAAGATGTCTCCATCAG GCCTCCTGTCCATGCTCACACTTGTGGTCTTGGGGCTAAAGGCAGTGACCTTGGCTGTACTTCTGCTGGTCCTGGTTGCCCGCCGGAGGAGCCCTTGA